DNA from Lentilitoribacter sp. Alg239-R112:
AAACAATTACAAATGATTGGCAGCAAATCGATAAGATTGAACTTGCTATTACACCGGGCGGCAAAAGCAAGGTCGGCCCCTCCGTCATAAAAGCTCTCTTAAGCTATGCAGGGCGAGAAATCCCAATATGGAAAAACGGTAAACTGGATTCTGTCTTTGGCCTTATTAACTCCAAGATTATAGATGTGCCAAATCTTGGAAAACGTCGCATCGTACCTGTGGAGACATATGACGCACTGTATCTAGGAGTCCGCCACAATGTCATATCTAATGTAACCTTCTACACAGGCCTTGAATCCTCATTAGAACAATGGGGCACGATTTGCCTTGGTTATCTGGCTAAATGGGGCATGATAAAAAACCCGCTACAGCTGACACCTTTGCTGATTAAAGCCCGTAGTTTAACTCGACCTTTCACCTCGGATCGTGGCGGTATGGTGATCTTCATTTCAGGGTCAGATGCACAAGGTCAGGATGTAACAACTCGCTGGTCCTTACTTGCAACGCATGATGATGGAACGTTTGTTCCAATTCTACCCATGGCAGCAGCAATCAAAAAGCTAATGAATGCGAAGATAGAAACCGGTGCCATGATCGCAGATAAAGCTCTCGCATTGCATGAGATTGAAGCTGAAATGCAGCACCATCACATCACGACTGAGATGAAAGTGATATGACGGACAGATCAATCTACCAAACAAAACTAGGTGCAACATTCGACCAATTGCCAGCTATTTTACAAAATTTCCATTCGCTGGATGGCCCAAAGCACTGGCGCGGAAAAGCCTCTATCTCTGGCGGACAAGGTATAATAGCAAGGTCTGTACGCTGGCTCTTCGGTTTCCCTGCCCCGACTGATGAAGTTCAAGTCGATGTAAAAATCGTAAATGGAGCAAAATCCGGCGTTAGCTTTGAACGTTGGCAGCGAGTATTCGGCAATAAATCTTTCCACTCTGTTCTTTCACATGAGAAAAACGATGGCTTCATCGAACGCTTTGGTATTTTAGGGTTTGAGATAGGCTTAGATGTTCATGATCAAGGGATCATTATGCCAGTGATTGGTTGGAAGATTGGTCCAATTCCCCTGCCACTATGTTTGGCACCCAAATCAGAAACCCTCGAGTTCCAAGATAATCAGGGTCGCTTTCGTTTTGATGTAAAGGTGAGTCTACCGATCATCGGTCTTTTGATGCATTATCAAGGTTGGTTGGAGCCTGAGGCTGAATAGCTGCTAGCCGCAAAGCTCATCTGCGATACTAACAAACATTTTCATACCCGTTTCAATCAGCTCTTCAGGAAAATCATAATCGGAATTGTGTAATTGCGGTTGTGTTTGCCCAGCACCCAGAACGAACATT
Protein-coding regions in this window:
- a CDS encoding saccharopine dehydrogenase NADP-binding domain-containing protein; this translates as MDSKPKILIIGGTGIFGTRLVQHLAVSLKADVCLFITSRSEAKAQKVADSIQASIDIKGVGFDRKTNLKAMFADIQPDITVDCSGPFQDADYETALAALASGSHFIDLADAKTYIEHFTSNLNEIARENNLTAITGASTTPALSANVVQTITNDWQQIDKIELAITPGGKSKVGPSVIKALLSYAGREIPIWKNGKLDSVFGLINSKIIDVPNLGKRRIVPVETYDALYLGVRHNVISNVTFYTGLESSLEQWGTICLGYLAKWGMIKNPLQLTPLLIKARSLTRPFTSDRGGMVIFISGSDAQGQDVTTRWSLLATHDDGTFVPILPMAAAIKKLMNAKIETGAMIADKALALHEIEAEMQHHHITTEMKVI
- a CDS encoding DUF4166 domain-containing protein; this translates as MTDRSIYQTKLGATFDQLPAILQNFHSLDGPKHWRGKASISGGQGIIARSVRWLFGFPAPTDEVQVDVKIVNGAKSGVSFERWQRVFGNKSFHSVLSHEKNDGFIERFGILGFEIGLDVHDQGIIMPVIGWKIGPIPLPLCLAPKSETLEFQDNQGRFRFDVKVSLPIIGLLMHYQGWLEPEAE